From a single Mycolicibacterium mengxianglii genomic region:
- a CDS encoding SDR family oxidoreductase: MTDVADKAIQLGLGGRVVLVTGGVRGVGAGISAVFAGQGAIVVTCARRPVDGLPYEFHSCDVRDDDSVKALIGAIVDKHGRLDAVVNNAGGSPYVSAADASAKFSMKIIELNLLGPLSVSQHANAVMQTQPGGGTIVNISSVSGRRPTPGTAAYGAAKAGVDSLTSTLAVEWAPKVRVNSVVVGMVETEQSELFYGDAESVAAVAATVPLQRLAKPADIGWAAAFLTSDAASYISGATLEVHGGGEPPTYLNASSANK; the protein is encoded by the coding sequence GTGACCGACGTCGCTGACAAGGCAATCCAGCTGGGGCTCGGTGGTCGAGTCGTACTCGTCACCGGAGGTGTGCGAGGGGTCGGCGCTGGGATCAGCGCCGTGTTCGCCGGCCAGGGTGCGATTGTGGTGACCTGCGCCAGGAGGCCTGTTGACGGTCTGCCGTACGAGTTCCATTCCTGCGATGTCCGCGACGATGATTCCGTCAAGGCGTTGATCGGGGCCATCGTGGACAAGCACGGCAGGTTGGACGCTGTGGTCAACAATGCCGGCGGCTCACCCTACGTGTCGGCCGCCGACGCTTCGGCCAAGTTCAGTATGAAGATCATCGAGCTCAATCTTCTTGGGCCGCTCTCGGTTTCCCAGCACGCCAACGCGGTGATGCAGACCCAGCCGGGCGGCGGGACGATCGTCAACATCTCCAGCGTCAGTGGCCGTCGTCCGACGCCGGGCACGGCCGCTTACGGGGCCGCCAAGGCCGGCGTCGACAGTCTGACCAGCACGCTGGCGGTGGAATGGGCGCCCAAGGTACGGGTGAACTCCGTTGTGGTGGGCATGGTGGAAACCGAACAGTCCGAATTGTTCTACGGTGACGCCGAATCTGTGGCCGCCGTTGCGGCCACTGTGCCGCTGCAGCGGCTGGCCAAGCCGGCCGATATCGGTTGGGCCGCAGCGTTTCTGACATCCGATGCCGCGTCGTATATCAGCGGTGCCACCCTCGAGGTGCACGGCGGGGGAGAACCCCCGACCTATCTGAACGCATCCAGCGCGAACAAATAA
- the echA20 gene encoding (7aS)-7a-methyl-1,5-dioxo-2,3,5,6,7,7a-hexahydro-1H-indene-carboxyl-CoA hydrolase, with translation MTISSKTVEPGIVSVTVDYPPVNAIPSRGWFELADTITAVGRDQSTHVVILRAEGRGFNAGVDIKEMQKTEGFTALIDANRGCYEAFRAVYECAVPVVAAVNGFCVGGGIGLVGNADVIVASEDATFGLPEVERGALGAATHLSRLVPQHMMRRLFFTAATVDAATLHHFGSVHEVVPRADLDEAALRVARDIAVKDTRVIRAAKEALNLIDVQKVNSSYRMEQGFTFELNLAGVSDEHRDAFAGTDKKGAK, from the coding sequence ATGACGATTTCGTCCAAAACCGTGGAGCCGGGCATTGTCTCGGTCACCGTCGACTACCCACCGGTCAATGCGATCCCATCGCGCGGCTGGTTCGAACTCGCCGACACCATCACCGCCGTCGGTCGCGACCAGAGCACTCACGTGGTGATTCTGCGGGCCGAGGGTCGCGGCTTCAATGCCGGTGTCGACATCAAAGAGATGCAGAAAACCGAAGGGTTCACCGCGCTGATCGACGCCAATCGTGGTTGCTACGAAGCGTTTCGCGCGGTTTATGAATGTGCGGTCCCGGTGGTCGCCGCGGTCAACGGGTTCTGCGTGGGTGGCGGGATCGGTCTCGTCGGCAACGCCGACGTCATCGTCGCCTCCGAGGACGCCACCTTCGGTCTGCCGGAAGTGGAACGCGGTGCGCTCGGCGCGGCAACCCACCTGTCCCGGCTGGTTCCGCAACACATGATGCGGCGACTGTTCTTCACCGCGGCAACGGTCGACGCCGCCACCCTGCACCATTTCGGCTCCGTGCACGAGGTGGTACCTCGCGCCGATCTCGATGAGGCCGCCCTTCGGGTCGCCCGCGACATCGCCGTCAAAGACACCCGGGTGATCAGGGCTGCCAAAGAGGCCCTCAACCTGATCGACGTGCAGAAGGTCAATTCCAGCTACCGCATGGAGCAGGGTTTCACCTTCGAACTCAACCTCGCCGGCGTCTCCGATGAACATCGCGACGCGTTCGCCGGGACCGACAAGAAGGGCGCGAAGTGA